The proteins below come from a single Serinus canaria isolate serCan28SL12 chromosome 6, serCan2020, whole genome shotgun sequence genomic window:
- the IDE gene encoding insulin-degrading enzyme isoform X2, with product MNNPAIKRITNEIIKSPEDKREYRGLELANGIKALLISDPTTDKSSAALDVHIGSLSDPPNIAGLSHFCEHMLFLGTKKYPKENEYSQFLSEHAGSSNAFTSGEHTNYYFDVSHEHLEGALDRFAQFFLCPLFDESCKDREVNAVDSEHEKNLMNDAWRLFQLEKATGNPNHPFSKFGTGNKFTLETRPTQEGIDVRQELLKFHSTYYSSNLMAICVLGRESLDELTCLVVKLFSEVENKNVPIPEFPEHPFQEEHLRQLYKVVPIKDIRNLYVTFPIPDLQKYYKSNPGHYLGHLIGHEGPGSLLSELKAKGWVNTLVGGQKEGARGFMFFIINVDLTEEGLLHVEDIILHMFQYIQKLRTEGPQEWVFQECKDLNAVAFRFKDKERPRGYTSKLGGMLHYYPIEEVLAAEYLLEEFRPDLIEMVLDKLRPENVRVAIVSKSFEGKTDRTEEWYGTQYKQEAISDEVIKKWQNADLNGKFKLPMKNEFIPTNFEILPLEKDATQYPALVKDTAMSKLWFKQDDKFFLPKACLNFEFFSPFAYVDPLHCNMAYLYLELLKDSLNEYAYAAELAGLNYDLQNTIYGMYLSVKGYNDKQHILLKKIIEKMATFEIDEKRFEIIKEAYMRSLNNFRAEQPHQHAMYYLRLLMTEVAWTKDELKEALDDVTLPRLKAFIAQLLSRLHIEALLHGNITKQAALGIMQMVEDTLIEHAHTKPLLPSQLVRYREVQLPDRGWFVYQQRNEVHNNCGIEIYYQTDMQSTSENMFLELFCQIISEPCFNTLRTQEQLGYIVFSGPRRANGIQGLRFIIQSEKPPHYLESRVEAFLKTMEKCIEDMTEEAFQKHIQALAIRRLDKPKKLSAECAKYWGEIISQQYNFDRDNIEVAYLKTLTKDDIIQFYKVLLAIDAPRRHKVSVHVLAREMDSCPVVGEFPCQNDVNLAPAPPLPQPSVIENMTEFKRSLPLFPLVKPHINFMAAKL from the exons ATGAACAATCCAGCTATTAAGAGAATAACAAATGAAATTATCAAATCACCTGAGGATAAACGAGAATATCGTGGACTGGAATTGGCAAATGGCATTAAAGCTCTTCTCATTAGTGACCCCACCACAGATAAGTCCTCAGCAGCACTTGATGTCCACATAG gaTCCTTGTCTGATCCTCCCAACATTGCTGGGCTTAGTCATTTTTGTGAGCATATGTTGTTCCTGGGAACCAAGAAATATCCAAAAGAGAATGAGTACAGTCAATTTCTCAGTGAGCATGCTGGGAGCTCAAATGCTTTCACAAGTGGTGAACATACCAACTATTACTTTGATGTGTCACATGAACATCTAGAAGGTGCCCTGGACAG attTGCCCAGTTTTTCCTGTGCCCCCTGTTTGATGAAAGTTGCAAAGACAGGGAAGTGAATGCTGTTGATTCTGAGCATGAGAAGAATCTGATGAATGATGCCTGGAGGTTATTTCAATTGGAGAAGGCTACTGGAAACCCCAACCATCCCTTCAGTAAATTTGGAACAG GGAATAAATTCACTCTGGAAACTAGACCAACCCAAGAAGGAATAGATGTAAGGCAAGAGCTACTGAAGTTCCATTCTACTTATTATTCATCAAATTTAATGGCTATTTGTGTCTTAGGAAGAG AATCCCTGGATGAGCTGACTTGCTTAGTGGTAAAGTTATTTTCAGAAGTAGAGAATAAAAATGTCCCTATACCAGAGTTTCCTGAGCATCCTTTCCAAGAAGAGCATCTCCGG CAACTGTATAAAGTGGTACCCATTAAGGACATTAGAAATCTTTATGTCACATTTCCTATACCAGACCTTCAGAAATACTATAAATCAAACCCTGGCCATTACCTTGGCCATCTGATTGGCCATGAAGGCCCCGGGAGTCTTCTGTCAGAGCTTAAAGCCAAAG GGTGGGTAAATACTCTTGTTGGAGGCCAGAAGGAAGGTGCTAGAGGTTTCATGTTTTTCATCATTAATGTGGACTTGACTGAAGAAGGACTTT tgcatGTTGAAGATATTATTTTGCACATGTTTCAATATATTCAAAAGCTACGTACAGAAGGACCTCAAGAATGGGTTTTCCAAGAGTGCAAG GATCTAAATGCTGTGGCATTCAGATTTAAAGATAAGGAACGACCACGAGGTTACACATCAAAGCTTGGAGGAATGTTGCAT TATTATCCTATAGAAGAAGTATTGGCTGCTGAGTATTTGCTTGAAGAATTCAGGCCTGATTTAATAGAGATGGTACTGGATAAATTGAGACCAGAAAATGTTCG agttGCAATAGTTTCCAAGTCTTTTGAAGGAAAAACTGATCGAACGGAAGAGTGGTATGGAACACAGTACAAGCAAGAAGCAATTTCTGATGAAGTTATTAAG AAATGGCAAAATGCTGACCTGAATGGGAAATTCAAGCTTCCAATGAAGAATGAGTTTATTCCTACAAACTTTGAGATTTTGCCATTGGAAAAAGATGCAACACAGTACCCCGCCCTTGTCAAG GACACTGCTATGAGCAAACTATGGTTCAAGCAAGATGACaaattttttttgccaaaagCTTGTCTCAACTTTGAATTTTTCAG CCCATTTGCTTACGTGGATCCCTTGCATTGTAACATGGCCTATTTGTACCTTGAACTACTCAAAGACTCCCTCAACGAGTATGCATATGCAGCAGAACTAGCTGGCTTGAACTATGATCTCCAAAATACCATCTATGGGATGTAT CTCTCTGTAAAAGGTTATAACGACAAGCAACACATCTTGCTCAAGAAAATCATTGAGAAAATGGCTACTTTTGAGATCGATGAAAAGCGATTTGAAATTATCAAGGAAGCG TACATGAGATCACTTAACAACTTCAGGGCTGAACAACCTCACCAGCATGCAATGTATTATCTCCGACTCCTGATGACTGAAGTTGCTTGGACCAAAGATGAATTAAAAGAAGCTCTAGATG ATGTCACCCTTCCCCGTCTCAAGGCCTTCATAGCACAGCTGTTGTCACGGTTACACATTGAAGCTCTTCTCCATGGCAATATAACAAAACAG gctgcatTAGGAATTATGCAGATGGTTGAGGACACTCTCATTGAGCATGCTCATACAAAgccactccttcccagtcagCTAGTGAGGTACAGAGAAGTGCAGCTTCCTGACA GAGGATGGTTTGTATATCAACAGAGGAATGAAGTTCATAACAACTGTGGCATTGAAATATATTACCAGACAGACATGCAGAGTACTTCTGAGAATATGTTTTTGGAGCTCTTTTGCCAGATTATCTCCGAGCCATGCTTCAACACCCTGCGCACCCAGGAGCAGTTAG GTTACATTGTGTTCAGTGGCCCACGTCGGGCAAATGGCATCCAAGGACTGCGATTTATTATCCAATCTGAAAAGCCACCACACTATTTAGAGAGCAGAGTTGAAGCATTCTTAAAAACTATGGAGAAATGCATAGAAGACATGACAGAAGAGGCCTTCCAAAAACACATCCAAGCTTTAGCAATTCGTCGTCTAGACAAACCAAAGAAGCTGTCTGCAGAATGTGCTAAATACTGGGGAGAAATCATTTCCCAGCAGTATAACTTTGACAGAG ATAACATTGAAGTGGCTTATCTAAAGACCCTGACCAAGGATGACATTATACAGTTCTACAAG GTGCTGTTGGCAATAGATGCTCCCAGGAGACACAAGGTATCAGTACATGTCCTTGCAAGGGAAATGGATTCCT